The genomic stretch ACTTCCTCAAGGTTGTTGCGACACTTATCGGTCAGTTTATCTCGCTCAATGAGAAGGTGCTGAAACGGGAGGCCGTGCTCAAGCGGGAAAACACCTCCCTTAAATATCAGATTTCCAAGAATTCCAAGGGCCCGTATATCGTCGGCCAGTCGCAGCCCATGGTCGAGGTCCAGCGGCAGATGGAGAAGGTATCTCCCACTCGCGCCACCGTTCTTCTGCTGGGCGAATCCGGTGTGGGAAAAACGCTCATCGCACGCATCATACATGAACTTTCCGAGCGAAAAGGGCACCCGTTCATTAAAGTGAACTGCGCGTCCATCCCCGGCAATCTGCTCGAATCCGAACTGTTCGGTCATGAAAAGGGTGCGTTCACCGGAGCCAGTGGTTCGCGCCCCGGTCGTTTCGAGGAAGCAGACAGCGGAACGATCTTTTTGGACGAGATTGGCGAACTCCCCTTGGGGTTGCAGGCCAAGCTGTTGCGTGTGCTGCAGGAAAAGGAACTGGAACGCCTCGGCTCCAACCGTACCCGTGCAGTTGATGTGCGAATCCTTGCCGCAACGAACCGTGACCTCGGTGATCTGGTAGAGCGCAACAAGTTCCGGCTCGACCTCTATTATCGACTCAATGTCTTCCCCATACGTATCCCCCCTCTGCGGGAGCGAAAGGAAGATATCACATCGCTGCTCAATCATTTTATCAATCAGATGGCCGAGAACTACGGGCGTCAGATGATCTTTACTTCCACTGCGCTCGATGCCCTCATCCGGTACGACTGGCCGGGTAATGTTCGCGAGATGCAGAATCTGATCGAACGGCTGGTCATTATGTCCGATACCGAGCGCATCAGCCTGGAGTTCCTCAAATCCTACCTCGCACCGGGGCAGACTGCCGCTGTGCAGGAAGTTGTGGGGTTTTCCGAGGAAGCACCGCGCCATTCCACGCTCCGTGAGTTTGAGCGTAATGAGGTGCTGGCCGCTCTGGAGCGCAGCGGCTGGATTCAGTACAAGGCTGCTGAGGCACTCGGGTTGTCAGCCAGACAGATGGGGTATCGCGTGAAGAAATATGGACTTGAATCGATGATAGCGGAAGGGCGGGCCAACCTGCGACGCAGGAAAGAAAAAATTTCATGATCAGTCATGACCTAGTACCTCCCATCCCCTAACCGGACAGGCCCCGTCATAATATGACGGGGCCTGTCTTGTTTATTGGGCAAGTGTTTTAGTCAGGTATTGTACGCTGTTGGTGTAAAAAACAGCGTGGTGACAATTACATCATAAAGCCATTTTTATTGTTTTTTCCCGTAGTTGTATTGTTTGCCGTGAAATTTTTTGATAGTGATTTGGCCGCTGTAATTACGCAGGCGCTTCATCCACAGATGTTCATGGGGCGCTGTTCCGTGTTCATGAGAGAAAGAGGAGTTCCCTTGCGCATAGGTGTGCTGAAAGAGGTGAAAGCGGGAGAAAACCGCGTTGCCCTGACCCCTGGCGGTGTCAAAACCCTGGCCGGCGACGGCCATGAATTGTTTGTGGAAGCAGGTGCCGGTGCGCGTTGCGATGCGCCCGATGCAGAATACCAGGCAGCTGGTGCGATCATCGTACCCGATGCCATGGCGGTTTCGGAAAACAGCGATCTGCTGACCAAGGTGAAGGAACCGCAGCCCGAAGAATTTGACATTTTTCGTGAAGGGCAGATCCTTTACAGCTATGTGCACAGTGAAACGCGACTGCCGCTGATTCGCACGCTGCTTGATAAAAAGATTACGGCCATTGCGCTGGAAAACGTCCGGACCGATGATGGCCGTTTTCCGCTGTTGGAGCCCATGTCCATTATTGCAGGCCAGTATGGTGTCATGATCGGCGGCGAATATCTTCAGTGTCGTCACGGTGGGCGTGGCATCAGTCTTGTCCGCTTTCCCGGTCTGCCTCCGGCAAAGGTCGTGGTCCTTGGTGCCGGTCCTGCTGGTGAGTCCGCAGCCCGTACCGCTGCCGGTCTCGGGGCGCAGGTTACACTGACAGAACTTTCATTCGACAAAATCCGCGAACTCACCCCTGTTCTTCCGGCCAATATCAAGCTGGTCAACGCGTCCGAGCCTTCTGTTCACGACGAAATCCTTGAGGCGGACATGGTAGTGCATACCACCACCATCCCGCCCGACAGCAGCTATCATATCATTCCCCGGACCATGCTCCCGCAGATGAAGCGTGGCTCCGTAATTGTAGATGTCACTGCCAACCTTCGTGGCGGCGTCGAGAGTATCGACCGGTATACCACCCACGCCGATCCGGTATGGGAAGTGGACGGTGTCATTCATTATGCCGTGACGAATATCCCCAGCGCCGTGGCCGCGACTGCCTCCCGCGCTTACGAAGCCGCCCATCTGGGCTGGTTGCGGCAGGTGGCAGCGAAAGGGGCGAAGACTGCCCTTGCCGAGAATCCTCCATTGTTGCGTGGCCTGACTGCCGCTGAGGGTATTCTCAGTTGGCATGAAGCAGGCACCATGCAGCAGCTCGACTGGATGGAGCCTCACAAAGCTTTGGAACAAATGGTGTAATGCCAGATTGTTATATACACAGTTTTAACTCTAGGAGAGAGATGATGAAACGTATTGTTAGTCTTGCCCTTATGCTCTGTATGGTTCTGGGTGCCGTCCAGACCGCTTCTGCCGATGCATTGGATGAAATCATCAAACGTGGTGAGCTGCGTGTCGCAGTTCAGACCCAGGGCCCTCCGTTCAGCTTTGTTGACAAGAACGGTGAGCGCACCGGTAGCTCCGTTGAATTCTGTAAGATGATGGCCGAAGAAATGGGCGTTAAGATCAAGTTCCTCGATTACGACTGGGACGGCCTGATCCCCGCACTGCTTTCCGGTAAAGCCGACATGCTCGCTGGCGACATGACCGCAAACCTGAAGCGTGCCCTGCGTGTTTCTTTCACTGATGCTTTCTACTACACCGGCTCCGTTGCCGTGACCAAGTCCGGTTCCGAGCTGACCTCCTGGGAACAGCTGAACAACCCTGACGTGAAAATCGCCGTTCTGATCGGTGGTACCGGTGAAGCCGACGCCAAGCGTCTCTTCCCCAACGCCGAAATCAAGTCCTACAAGGGCGGCGGTCCTATCCTGCTGAACGCCATCATGGCCGGTCATGCTGATGTTGCCGTCAATGACAAGTCCGCTATCGTCGGTGGTATGACTTCTTTCCCCGAAGGCTCCATGACCATCATTCCCGGTGTCATGTCCGAGCAGCCTCTGGCATTTGCCGTTCGTCCCCAGGATGAGCACCTGCGCCAGTGGATCAATCTGTTCTTCAAGTGGGTTAAGGCCGATGGCCGCTACGATGCCAATATCGACTACTGGGTCGATTCCCTGGATTGGAAGAAAGACCACTAGAACACCATTGGTTGAATCAGCCGCGCTCCGCTTGACGGGGCGCGGTTTTCACATTTTAAAATAAGTTTATCATGCTAGAATATTTCAATTTTCGTATTATATGGGAGTACATGCCGCTCTTTCTGGACGGCTTGGTGCAGACCTCGTGGATTTCGTTGGTCGGCATTATCGGCTCCCTGATCATTGGCATGATCGCGTGTGCCTGCCGTATCTCAGGCATCAAGGCTTTGGTCGCCATTTCAGTGGTCTACATCGAAGTCATTCGCTCCACGCCGCTGCTCGTGCAACTCTACTTTCTCTACTTCGGCCTGCCGTCCCTCGGATTCCAGGTCAATGAACTCAATACCGGACTGGTCGCATTGTCGTGCAACTCCGGGGCGTACGTGGCGGAAATCCTCCGGTCGGGCATCAAAGGTATTCCCGTTGGTCAGGTGGAAGCAGCCATGGGCCAGGGGTTCAATATCGTGCAGCGGTTCGGATACATCATCCTGCCCCAGGCGTTGGCCAATACCATGCCTTCCATGCTGGGACAGGCCATCGTGCTGGTCAAGGACTCTGCCGTGCTGTCGCTGATCTCCGTCATGGAGCTGACCCGTGCGGGCCAGTTGCTCAACTCCGAGCGTTTCATGCCCACCGAAGCCTTTTTCACCGTGGCCGCCTTCTATCTCTTCCTGTACTACCTGCTTAAAGGCGCCACCAAGTTATTCCAACGACGTCTGACCTTCAGGAGCGCGTAATCATGTGGGGATTCTATTTCGACCAACTCATGGCTAGCCTGCCCCTGTTCTACAAGGGGCTGGGGATGACAGTCGCTGTTTCCGCCCTCAGTCTGGTGGGTGGAACGATCATTGGTGTCATGGCGGGTATCTTCCGCGCCAACTCGGGGTCATTCATGTCCCGCCTGCTGTCGATTTATGTCGACTTCATGCGCGGAACACCGTTCCTGGTCCAGGTCTTCATCATTTTCTTCATCCTTCCGGAAGTCGGTTTGCATCTGGAAGCGTTTGAAGCGGCCGTATTCAGCCTCACGCTCTATTCGGGCGCGTATATCTGCGAGATCGTGTCCGCAGCCATCCAGGCGGTGCCGCCCGGACAGGCCGAGGCATGCCGTTCGTTGGGCCATACCTGGCGACAGACCATGTGGCTTGTCATTCTGCCTCAGGCGCTGCGAATGGCTTTGCCGTCCCTTGTCGGGCAGTATGTGCTGCTGATCAAGGACTCTTCCATCGTATCCGTTATCGGTGTCACCGACATCACCCGCGCCGGATGGTTGACCGTGCAGCGCATCCCCGAGGGGGTCATGGTCTTTGGACTGGTCGGCTTGATGTACTTTCTGGTTTGCTTCCCGCTCATCCAGATATCGAACAGGCTTGAGAAGCGCTATTCGACAGGGGAGTTGAAGCTCTAACAAGCCTCACCCCGGTTGGAAGGGCCGCTTTCAACCAGCATTGAAACAATACGCCTCGGAGTTTGATTGCTCCGAGGCGTTTTTTGTAGCTTCTTCTTGTCGATGTTTTCGCATTTGTTGTATGGTGACCATTCACCGTAAACGGAGGAAAGGAATGAGTTCTCTGAAATTGGATAAGTACCTGTCACGCGAAGAGTTGCCCGACTTCTTCCGTGAGTTGGCGAGCGCCCTCGAAACAGGTGAGGGTGGCGAACTTTCATGTGCCAACGAATTCAAGAAGATGAAATTCACCGTCAAGGATGAATACGGGCAGATATCCCTGCGGGCCAAGATCAAGTCCGCTGCGGATTGTGTTTCCGAAGATATCGATTTGATACCTGACGCAGAAGATGCCGATCCGAATGCTGTGCCGCCCAAACCGAAATACAAGGCGCTCAAAAAGCGCATGGGCAAGAGCTTCAAGGTTCTTTTCAAGATGATTCATCAGGGGCAAATGCCTCCCAAGGCGGCTGTGGAGGAGTTTCTTTCAGACTCCAAGCTCATGGTTGCCTATCCGGGGTATGGCGATCCCTATTATGAGGAATACATTGCGGCTTGCGATGCCTTTGCTGCGGCCTATGCCGTGGCTGACATGGATTTGCTCAATGAAACAGTCGATAAGCTCGTGCACCAAAAAGGCCATTGCCACGCCAAGTACAAGTAGGCGTGGGCCATCACCAGTTGGGCATGGTGCATACCCTGCACCATGCCCTCTGCATATTTTGACGAACCGTCATTTAACCTGGACAGACCACAAGGGGGAGTGAACATGCAGGCCATGATGCTTAGGTCGTTTGGCGATCAATATGATTTCGACTTGCGTGAGGTTTCCGTGCCGACTCCAAAGCCCGGTGAAGTCCTGATTCGGGTTGTCGGGTCGAGTTTCAATCCCATTGATAACAAGATTGCCACACTGGGGAGTGCCTTGGGTTTTGCGCCCGAGTTGCCTGCCATTTTGGGCATGGATGTCTCCGGTGTCGTGGTCGAGGCTGGCTGCGGTTTTTCCCGTTTCCAGCCGGGAGATGCTATCTATGGTTGTGCCGGAGGGCTGGGTAACATTCCCGGTGCCTTAGCCGAATACATGGTCGTGGATGAACGACTGATGGCCAGAGCGCCCGAGAATATGGAGCTTGCGGATGCGGCGAGCCTGCCACTGGTATCGATCACGGCGTGGCTTGGTTTGTTCGCCAAGGCGGGGATCGCTCCGGGCGAAACCCTGCTGGTGCAGGGCGGTGCCGGTGGGGTCGGGCATATTGCAACCCAGCTTGGCGTGTACGCCGGAGCCGAGGTGCATGCTACAGTCTCTTCGGATACCAAATCCATGATCGTGGAAAGCCTTGGCGCTATCCCGGTCAACTACCGCGAGACCGATCTTGTCGAGTATACGCAGGAAGTGACGGATGGCGACGGATTTGACGTGATTTACGATACGGTTGGCGGTGCCAATCTTGATGTCTCATTCCCGTTGGCCGGGATCGGCGGCAGCGTCGTCACTACGGTCAGTCGCTCCACCAATGATCTGAGTCCGCTGCATGCCAAATCACTGTCGCTCCATGTGGTGTTTATGCTGTTGCCGCTGATGACAGGGCAGGGACGGTGGCAGTACGGCGATATCCTGCGCGAAATCACCTCATTGATTGAAGCGGATGAACTGGCTGTGCTGCTTGATGAATCCCGGTTCCACTTCACGGAAATATCCCAAGCGCACAGATACTGGGCTACAGGCGAGGCCATGGGCAAGATTGTCATTGATTATAGTGAGTAAGATACTTACTTGTCTTTTTTGGCAGTTAATGACACTTGGTTTTTTCGCTTGGTGTCAAAGGAGATGATTCAGCCTTTTCGATGTGATGGAATGAATCGAAAGGTGTTGGTATATTGATATAAATTTCAGTTCAGCCTTGACAAAAGCAGCAGGCGCATCAATGGTAGAATTCTTGGATAATAAGATGTATTCACAAAACGTGATTTTCCGATTTCAAGAAGTGTCATTACTATTACTTAGCTAGGCTTCACTATGCCATCAGATAAAAAAACTCCACCCAATACAGCGCAAGAGCCGGTAGCTCCCACAGAGGAAACCGCCCGCTCAAAGCCTTCGGCGGCCAAGCCGGATGCTCCCAAGCCGAAACAGGGCGCTGGTGCTCCTCCGCCCGGAGCTGGCAAGCAGCAGCCCCCTCAGTCCAATAGGCCGGAAGCATTGAGCAGGGATGAACGGCTCGACCATAAAGACATCGATTTTCAGCCGCCCCTTGTCATCTGCCTGTCCATCATAAGTCGTCTTTTGGGCAAGCCCGTTTCATCGGCAACGCTCAAGGCGGGTATTCCCCAGCAGGAAGGGGTCATTACTGCGGCTTCCATTGTTCGCGCTGCCGAACGGATTGGCTTCAAGGCCAAAACCGTTCATCGCAAGACACCTCGGTCAATATCCAAACTGGTCCTTCCGTCCATCCTGCTGCTGCGAGGCGGCAATGCCTGCGTTCTGCTGGATACGGATGACAATAAGGCACGGGTTATCATCCCCGGTCACGGCATGGATGAAACCGAGATGCCCATGGACAAGCTTGAAGAGGAGTACACCGGATACGCCATTCTGTGCCATCGCGCATCAAAGCTCGACAAACGGGCCAGTGAACTGAAGCAGGTCAAGAGCAAGCGGTGGTTCTGGGGCGTGATGCTCAAATTCTGGCCCATCTACAAGCACGTTATCGGCGCGTCCATCATGACCAACCTGATCATTGTTGCGTCGCCGCTGTTCGTGATGAACGTCTATGATCGGGTCATACCGAATAATGCCATCGACACGCTGTGGGCGTTGGCCATCGGTATAGGTATCGCTTATCTTTTCGACTTTCTGCTGAAAAATCTTCGCTCCTATTTCGTGGACGTGGCCGGACGCAATGCCGACGTATTGATCGGGTCGCGCATCATGCAGCATCTCATGTCGGCCCGACTGGACCACATGCCGGAGTCGGCCGGAGCCGTTGCCAACAATGTGCGTGAATTCGAGTCACTACGAGAGTTCTTCAGTTCCAGTTCGCTGGTGGCGCTCATCGACATGCCGTTTTTGATACTGTTCATTGCGGTTATTCATTTTATCGGCGGTCCCATTGCATGGCCCATATTTATCGCTGTGCCGTTGGTCATCCTGTTCGGCCTGTTCCTGCAGGTGCCGTTTCAGCACATCATCGAAAACCACTACAAGGAATCCACGCAGAAGAACGCGCTTCTTTTCGAGATCGTTCACGGGTTGGAGACCATCAAAACCTCCATGGCAGAAGGTCGCATGCAGGCCCGCTGGGAGAATGTCGTCGGTATGTCGGCCCAGTCCAACAGCAGCGCAAAGGTCTTTGCCAACCTGTCCATCACGTTTTCGGTGTTCGTCACCCAGATGGTGTCCGTTGCGATCATCATCATCGGTGTTTTTCTGATTTCCAAGGGTGAACTGACCGTTGGTGGGCTTATCGCCTGTAATATCCTTTCGGGGCGGGCCATGGCGCCGCTGAGTGCGGTCGCAGGGCTGCTCTCCCGTTTCCAGCAGTCGCGCATGGCGCTTAATGCGCTGGATATGCTCATGGACATGCCTTCTGAGCGTCCTGATGACAAAGAGACATTTCATTACGGTGAGATGGAAGCATCCATGCAGTTGGAGAATGTTTCCTTCAGCTATCCCGGTACGGATAAGGCGGTCCTCAATGAGGTCAATCTGATGCTCAAACCCGGCGACAAGGTCGGTATTGTCGGACGAACCGGTGCGGGTAAATCCACCCTCGGCAAGCTGTGTGTGGGGCTGTATCAGCCTGTGGCCGGTTCGGTGAAGGTGGGTAACATCGATCTGCGGCAAATGGATGTGGCTGATCTTCGACGTAAGGTTGGCTATGTGTCGCAGGATTCGCTGCTCTTCTACGGTACCCTTCGCGACAATATCGCCTTTGGCCTGCCCGAGGCCGACGACCAGTCCATCAAGTTTGCCGCCGACGTAGCCGGAGTCAACGATTTCGTTACCGATCATCCCGCCGGATTCGGCATGATGGTCGGCGAGCGGGGATCGTCCCTGTCAGGCGGGCAGCGACAGGCTGTATCCGTTGCCAGGGCCATTCTTCCCGACCCGGAAATCCTGATCATGGATGAGCCTTCCAGCAATATGGACAACCAGTCCGAATACCGGCTCAAATCAAAGCTGGAACCGTATATCAAGGACAAGACGGTCATCGTGATCACCCACCGCCATTCCATGCTTGATCTGGTCGACCGGCTGGTGATCATGGACAAGGGACGCATCGTGGTGGACGGTCCCAAGCAGGCTGTGCTCGACGGCTTGCGATCCGGCAAGATCAAGGTTTCCATGTGAGGTCGACATGAAGAAATACGATAAAGAAACGTTGCTGTTCATGTCCGAGGTGGACCAGGCCATGTATGGAAAAGGCCGCCGCTACACCTACATCATGTCCACCTGCATTATCCTGATGTTCGTGGGCTTCCTGGTATGGGCAAAGTTCGCCGTGCTCGACGAGGTGACTCGTGGATTCGGGCGCATCATTCCCTCCCAGCGCATTCAGGAAATCCAGAACCTTGAAGGCGGTATCCTTAGCGATATCTACGTCAACGAGGGGCAGGTGGTTGAAAAGGGCGATGTTCTTTGCCGTCTGCATAACGAGCAGGCCGCCAGTTTTTATCGTGACGCACAGGCCAAGGCCCTGGAGCACCGTGCCGCCATCGCCCGACTCATTGGCGTGGTGGAAGGCATTGAACCAGTATTTGATGAAGAGTTGAAAGAAAAGGCTCCACAATTGGTCAATGACCAACGCCGGATATTCAAGGCACAAAAAGAACAGTTGGACATAGAACTCGCCCTCTTGCGCGACCAGTACGAGCAGAAGCAGCAGGAAGTGAACGAGATGGCGGGGCGCCGGAAGCAACTGCTTTCCAGTCTGAAGGTGGCGGAAAAGCAGTTGGATATCACTCGCCCGCTGGTCAAGAAGCAGATCCACTCCGAGTTGGACTTTCTCAATCTTGAACAAAAAGTCGTGGAGCTTCGAGGTGATGTGGACGCCCTGCGTCTGGGGATACCCAGAGTGCAGAGTGCCGCCAGAGAAGCACTGGGACGCATCGAACAACGCAAGGCCGAGCACCGCTCCGCAGCGTTGGAAGAGATCAACGAGCGGCGCCTTGAATTGATTTCCATTCGTGAGTCCTTGGCAGCAGGAAGTGATCGCGTGACCCGAACCGATGTTCGTTCCCCGGTCAGAGGTATCGTAAAATCCATTTATATCAATACGCTTGGTGGTGTTGTGCAGCCCGGCGAGTCGATCATGGAAGTGGTCCCTCTCGACGACACCCTGTTGGTGGAAGCGCAGATCAAGCCGGCGGATATCGCATTCCTCCATCCCCAGCAAAAAGCACAGGTCAAGATCACTGCCTATGACTTTTCCATCTATGGTGGATTGGAAGGGACAGTCGAGCACATCAGCGCGGATACCATTGAAAACGAGAAAGGGGAGAGCTTCTACCTCGTCAAGGTGCGCACTACCCAGAACGTGATGAAGTATCGCGGTCAGGAATTGCCCATTATTCCGGGCATGACTGCTCAGGTGGATATCCTGACCGGAGAGAAGTCCGTGCTCGACTATCTGCTCAAGCCCATCCTCAAGGCCAAGCAAAACGCGCTTAGGGAGCGCTAGCCCTCAGTATGACTGAGAGGTCGTCCATATTACATCCGGCGGCGATGCTCGTGTGTGTTGCGTGCATCGTCGTCTGCCTTTGCTGTGGTCCGGCCGCAGCAGCAGATTCCGCGCCTCCCAAGGTGAAGCTCTTTGGTACCGTGGAGTTCAAGGGGAAGATCAAGCAATTGCCCAACTGGACCCGTGTGCTCGGTAAAATGGAAAAGTGGAAAGGGTTCTTCCAGTACATTTCCACTGCCAAGCTGCCCTCGAAATCAGGTTGGTCCAAGCTGGTCAAGGAAGTTGAAGGGCAGGACGCCATGGGCAAGCTCAAAGCCGTCAACAAGTTCTTCAACCTGTGGCCCTACCGGCTGGATGCTGCCAACTATGGCGTATCGGACTATTGGGCCACCCCCATGGAGTTTCTTAAGAAATCAGGCGATTGCGAGGACTATGCAATCGCCAAGTACTATGCCTTGCAGGAGTTCGGTTTTTCGATCGACTCCATGCGCATTGTGGCCGTGAAGGATTACATCCGAGGCATCGGCCATGCCGTGCTCGTCGTCTATACCGATAGCGGGGCATACGTGCTCGATAATCAGACGAACATGGTGCTGTCCCACGCTCGGTACAAGCACTATATTCCCCAGTATTCAGTAAATGAGAAATTTCGTTGGATGCACGTTCCCACCAAAAAACGGTTCGGGAAGAAAGCGACAACGAACAACGTGAAACAGGAAAACGTTTTACCTGTTCCGTAAAACACCAGATGGAGTTGACTATGGCATCAAACATTACCATGACCGAAGCGTCCGAACCGATAGGAGGGGCCAAACAAGGCGTAAAAATTGCCGTTGTTTTGGCTTTTGTGCTGGTTTTGTCCGCGGGGATGGCTTTTCTGGGTGGCCGGGCCATCGATGAAAAGCGTCAGGTGACCCTGGATAATCAGGAGAAACGGCTTCGACTCCTCGCCCACGGGCGGGCTCAGATGGTCGAGGCGTGGCTGGAGAATCTTTCTCAGCAGGGTGACCGGCTGATTAAGTCGGACCTGTTCCGGCTCTACGCCGCTGAAGTTGATTCGATCAACGGCGACCTGGCATCCATTTTCGGGGCAATTCCCGGGCAGGATGTCGACAGCGGCGTGCCTGAATTGGCCCAGCAGTTGCCGATGATGCAGAACATGCTGCGCGAATTTTCCGCCTATGCCGGGTTCGTCAATGCACGAATCCTCAACCGGGAAGGCGACGCTTATATCGCCACGGATGGTCATCTGCCTCCCATGCTCGCCGAACAGGTGGCACAGGCCTCCGAGGCTATCCGCACGAAGTCCCCACGGTTCTCGCCCCTCAGAAAAACCGGGCAGGGAGTTGAGCTGGACGTATACGTGCCCATCTTCCCGCCGGACGATACCGATGGCGAACAGGCACCGGTTGGTACCCTGATGATTACACGACAGGTCTCGGGGCAGATCACTGAACTGCTTTCCAATTCGTCCCTGTCGGCTGAAGGTGAGAAAACCCGCCTTATGCAGCGCATGGGCAATGTGTACAGGGAAGTGACACCCTGGACCGCTTCGGGGTTCTCGGATGTGGTGGCTGATATTTCTTTGAATGAGGACAACATCCTGCCCTTTGCCCAGCGGAGCAGTCTGTCGGATGAGAGCAGCAAGGTGTTCTCCATGGCTGTCCCGGTGAATGGGCCGCAGTGGTGGATCGTTCAGGAAGCCGGAGCACAAGGTGTTCTCGGCCCCATCGAGAGCTACAGTGGTACGGTCTATGTGGTCACCGGACTGGGTGTACTGACCGCCTTCCTGATGGCCGGGCTTGCCTGGTGGGTCATGGCCGGGGTGCAGTCAAAACGTGTTGCAGCCGAATTCAAGGCGCTGGCGTTGCAGATCGAGGACCAGAAGCGGTTCATCGACTCAATCAATGCCAATATCGAAGAGTTCATCACGCTCAAGGATGCCGAAGGCAAGTACACGTACGTCAATGATGCCTTTGCCCTGGCTGTGGGCAGAAGCCGGGACGAGATCATCGGCATGGATGGCGTGGCAGTGTTTGGCTACGATACGGCCAAGCGCCTCTCTTCCATGGACGATATCGTTCTGATGGAAAATCGGCAGGTTGTCGTTAACGAGTCGGTCTTCCTGCGTTCTCAGCGTTACCGTTTCCAGATAGCGAAATCTCCTTATTGCGGTGCAGATGGCACCTGCATCGGCATTGTCGAAGTGTATCGCGATATGACGGAATTTGTCGCCATACAGGAGAAGAACCGTCGGCTTATCCGTCGGGCCATGGAGGCTCTTGGTTCCACCATTGAAGCGGCAGATCCCTATCTGGGTGGTCACACAAAGCTGCTGGCCGGTTTATCGGTCGAGGTGGCTCGCCACATGCATTTGCCCGAGACCGATGTGGTGGAAATTGAAACCGCGGCCAACCTCTCTCAGATAGGCAAGATGTTCGTGCCCAATGAGATTCTGACCAAACCCGGGAAGCTGACTCCTGAGGAAAAGGCGACCATGGAAAATCATGTGGAGCACGCCTACCGCATCCTCAAGGATATCGATATTGCCGAAGGGGTGCTCATCGCCATTTACCAGATGAGTGAACATGTCGACGGCAGCGGGTATCCCAAGAAGCTGACAGGTAATGAAATCATTTTGCCTGCACGCATCCTGTCATCCCTCAACGCGTTTTGCGCCATGATTCGCCCCCGTTCATATCGCGGGGCCAAATCACCTGAGGATGCGCTGGGAATCCTGTTGCAGGAAAATACCAAATACGATCAGGACGTTGTTCACGCATTGGGCGAAGTGCTCAAAACCCCCACAGGGGAGCGCGTACTACGCGAAGAGTTGTAATAACCGATCCGTCTGGTGTGGATCGCAAGTCCCGGTGTTTCGACGCCGGGACTTTTTTGTCTCATGGTAAAAGTGAGCGGGAAGATGCAGCAAACTTTGACGAAAGTACGATTATACGTATATGAAGGGTAAGTTGAAAAATGTTGTATTGAGGTGTTCTTCTACCTGCCAACAATGATCCTCAGTATTGCTGTCGGCAGGTCCTTTTCCAAAGCGGCTAATCGGAGGTACGATGCATGGTCTAGAGTTAGCTGCTCTTTCAGGAATTCTGGTCATTGGTATTCTTTGTCAGTGGATCGCCTGGCGCGTGAAACTGCCTGCAATACTCTTTCTTCTTTTATGCGGCATACTTGTCGGCCCGGTTTTACGATACCTTGAGCCGGATGCCCTTTTCGGAAATATGCTGTTTCCGTTCATTTCGCTG from Pseudodesulfovibrio profundus encodes the following:
- a CDS encoding sigma 54-interacting transcriptional regulator encodes the protein MSSTVHGLKLSALLTICQAIDQALDLESALDGVLRILSEQLSMQRATVTLYDSKTGHLSINASYGLTSEEKQRGVYRLDEGVTGRIFQTGEPFYVPDIDKEPLFLDKTGSRRLKRGMISFVGVPIVLHGDPIGVLNVDRLFADDVALEEDVDFLKVVATLIGQFISLNEKVLKREAVLKRENTSLKYQISKNSKGPYIVGQSQPMVEVQRQMEKVSPTRATVLLLGESGVGKTLIARIIHELSERKGHPFIKVNCASIPGNLLESELFGHEKGAFTGASGSRPGRFEEADSGTIFLDEIGELPLGLQAKLLRVLQEKELERLGSNRTRAVDVRILAATNRDLGDLVERNKFRLDLYYRLNVFPIRIPPLRERKEDITSLLNHFINQMAENYGRQMIFTSTALDALIRYDWPGNVREMQNLIERLVIMSDTERISLEFLKSYLAPGQTAAVQEVVGFSEEAPRHSTLREFERNEVLAALERSGWIQYKAAEALGLSARQMGYRVKKYGLESMIAEGRANLRRRKEKIS
- a CDS encoding alanine dehydrogenase — encoded protein: MKFFDSDLAAVITQALHPQMFMGRCSVFMRERGVPLRIGVLKEVKAGENRVALTPGGVKTLAGDGHELFVEAGAGARCDAPDAEYQAAGAIIVPDAMAVSENSDLLTKVKEPQPEEFDIFREGQILYSYVHSETRLPLIRTLLDKKITAIALENVRTDDGRFPLLEPMSIIAGQYGVMIGGEYLQCRHGGRGISLVRFPGLPPAKVVVLGAGPAGESAARTAAGLGAQVTLTELSFDKIRELTPVLPANIKLVNASEPSVHDEILEADMVVHTTTIPPDSSYHIIPRTMLPQMKRGSVIVDVTANLRGGVESIDRYTTHADPVWEVDGVIHYAVTNIPSAVAATASRAYEAAHLGWLRQVAAKGAKTALAENPPLLRGLTAAEGILSWHEAGTMQQLDWMEPHKALEQMV
- a CDS encoding ABC transporter substrate-binding protein — protein: MMKRIVSLALMLCMVLGAVQTASADALDEIIKRGELRVAVQTQGPPFSFVDKNGERTGSSVEFCKMMAEEMGVKIKFLDYDWDGLIPALLSGKADMLAGDMTANLKRALRVSFTDAFYYTGSVAVTKSGSELTSWEQLNNPDVKIAVLIGGTGEADAKRLFPNAEIKSYKGGGPILLNAIMAGHADVAVNDKSAIVGGMTSFPEGSMTIIPGVMSEQPLAFAVRPQDEHLRQWINLFFKWVKADGRYDANIDYWVDSLDWKKDH
- a CDS encoding amino acid ABC transporter permease: MLEYFNFRIIWEYMPLFLDGLVQTSWISLVGIIGSLIIGMIACACRISGIKALVAISVVYIEVIRSTPLLVQLYFLYFGLPSLGFQVNELNTGLVALSCNSGAYVAEILRSGIKGIPVGQVEAAMGQGFNIVQRFGYIILPQALANTMPSMLGQAIVLVKDSAVLSLISVMELTRAGQLLNSERFMPTEAFFTVAAFYLFLYYLLKGATKLFQRRLTFRSA
- a CDS encoding amino acid ABC transporter permease → MWGFYFDQLMASLPLFYKGLGMTVAVSALSLVGGTIIGVMAGIFRANSGSFMSRLLSIYVDFMRGTPFLVQVFIIFFILPEVGLHLEAFEAAVFSLTLYSGAYICEIVSAAIQAVPPGQAEACRSLGHTWRQTMWLVILPQALRMALPSLVGQYVLLIKDSSIVSVIGVTDITRAGWLTVQRIPEGVMVFGLVGLMYFLVCFPLIQISNRLEKRYSTGELKL
- a CDS encoding GAK system XXXCH domain-containing protein, with the translated sequence MSSLKLDKYLSREELPDFFRELASALETGEGGELSCANEFKKMKFTVKDEYGQISLRAKIKSAADCVSEDIDLIPDAEDADPNAVPPKPKYKALKKRMGKSFKVLFKMIHQGQMPPKAAVEEFLSDSKLMVAYPGYGDPYYEEYIAACDAFAAAYAVADMDLLNETVDKLVHQKGHCHAKYK